The following are encoded in a window of Brevibacillus ruminantium genomic DNA:
- a CDS encoding endonuclease/exonuclease/phosphatase family protein: MLRFISYNIHSGRDLFWRKRLQEMGRSLKEWQADIIGLQEVHQNSKYGYQASYLAETLQYELAFAPSIPFADGHYGNALLSRFPLHKVSILPLPSRKEKRTLLQASISYQHLPVHIWVTHCSLNQASRWEQLRLISELACKRSEEPLVLMGDFNMTNAIFPHLLADCAHARQLGHIPTIPSFRRRIDYIFASSQWRVHHYETLPVKWSDHLPVLTDLELLPPTPQECNP, encoded by the coding sequence ATGCTTCGTTTTATCAGCTACAACATTCATAGCGGAAGGGATTTATTTTGGCGAAAACGGCTGCAAGAAATGGGGCGTTCCTTGAAAGAATGGCAGGCGGACATCATCGGATTGCAAGAGGTGCATCAAAACAGCAAATACGGCTATCAAGCCTCTTATCTGGCAGAAACCCTTCAATATGAGCTTGCTTTTGCCCCTTCCATCCCTTTTGCCGACGGTCATTACGGAAATGCCCTCTTGTCTCGCTTCCCTTTGCACAAGGTGTCAATCCTGCCGCTCCCCTCGCGAAAGGAAAAACGCACACTGCTCCAGGCTTCCATCTCTTATCAACATCTGCCCGTTCATATCTGGGTCACCCACTGCAGCTTAAACCAGGCTAGCCGCTGGGAGCAGCTACGTCTTATCAGTGAGCTTGCCTGCAAGAGAAGTGAAGAGCCGCTGGTTCTCATGGGTGATTTCAACATGACGAACGCCATATTTCCGCATTTGCTCGCTGACTGCGCTCATGCGCGCCAGCTCGGACACATACCAACGATCCCTTCATTCCGGCGGAGGATTGACTACATTTTTGCTTCATCCCAATGGCGAGTCCATCATTATGAAACGCTCCCGGTCAAATGGTCGGATCATCTTCCTGTCCTCACTGATTTGGAGTTGTTACCCCCAACTCCTCAAGAATGTAACCCTTGA
- a CDS encoding alkaline phosphatase family protein, whose product MKKVLLFLIDSMMPDVLEQCIAAGKAPGLQFFMERGQYIPDCVTVFPTMTASIDCSLITGVYPDRHKIPGLVWYDSEQRKMINYINGTIPVGKIGLEHCAKNVLFDLNERHLSREVKTIHEVLEEHGLISGSINVIAHRGHKKHKVTLPPALDAATRFSLREKVSGPTIMSMGTLVKPNLFRPVIWNFSQSALGSYGINDAHAIDILIEVVRSGQQPDFTLIYLPDNDHKLHRTPGEAISHLADVDKELVRFLDSYSSWEQVLEDQVCLFISDHGQTLIGETDEHNIDLENLLSAFAIHALGAEVTDKDDLVLCNNERMTYLYPLRSSEVTGVIEAVSVDSRIDLIAWKEDRKVRVVRGGTKESLLFWKNGPYHDVYQQSWGCHGDLSVLDIRLDGAQLSFDQYPDAFSRLYGALFSQAEQVIVLTAAPGYEFVSEAAPTHLGGGSHGSLHKRDSLVPLMIAGGSRPFTLPARLVDVKGYILEELGVTTPNQ is encoded by the coding sequence ATGAAAAAAGTACTTCTCTTTTTAATCGACTCCATGATGCCTGATGTCTTGGAACAATGCATTGCTGCTGGGAAAGCTCCGGGACTTCAATTTTTCATGGAGCGCGGACAGTATATTCCGGACTGCGTAACTGTGTTTCCAACGATGACGGCTTCGATCGATTGCTCCCTGATTACCGGAGTTTATCCGGACCGGCACAAGATTCCCGGACTTGTTTGGTATGACTCAGAACAGCGTAAAATGATCAACTATATAAATGGAACGATCCCAGTTGGAAAAATAGGTCTGGAGCACTGTGCCAAAAACGTGCTGTTTGACCTCAACGAGAGGCATTTGAGCCGAGAAGTCAAGACGATTCATGAAGTGCTGGAGGAGCATGGGCTTATTTCTGGCTCGATCAATGTCATCGCGCATCGTGGACATAAAAAGCATAAGGTTACATTGCCGCCAGCACTGGATGCAGCGACCAGATTTTCTCTACGTGAAAAAGTGAGCGGACCTACCATTATGAGTATGGGCACCTTGGTCAAACCCAATCTGTTCCGGCCTGTTATCTGGAACTTTTCGCAATCAGCGTTGGGGAGCTACGGAATTAACGATGCCCATGCCATCGATATCCTGATTGAAGTTGTAAGAAGTGGACAGCAGCCTGACTTTACCTTGATTTATTTACCCGATAACGATCACAAGCTGCACCGGACACCGGGGGAAGCCATTTCACATCTGGCCGATGTAGACAAGGAGCTGGTGCGTTTTCTTGACTCCTATTCCTCATGGGAACAAGTACTTGAGGATCAGGTGTGCCTGTTTATCAGCGATCATGGGCAAACATTGATCGGCGAGACGGATGAACACAATATCGATCTGGAAAACCTGTTGTCTGCCTTTGCCATTCATGCGTTGGGAGCAGAGGTAACGGATAAAGACGATCTGGTTTTGTGCAACAATGAACGCATGACCTATTTATATCCGCTTCGCAGCAGTGAGGTAACAGGGGTGATCGAGGCGGTTTCCGTTGACTCGCGAATCGATTTGATCGCCTGGAAAGAAGATAGGAAGGTTCGTGTGGTTCGTGGAGGCACCAAAGAGAGTCTGTTGTTTTGGAAAAACGGTCCTTATCACGATGTTTATCAACAGTCCTGGGGCTGTCACGGAGATCTTAGTGTGTTGGATATTCGTCTGGATGGAGCGCAACTTTCTTTTGATCAATACCCGGATGCATTTTCGCGTTTGTATGGCGCTCTTTTTTCCCAAGCTGAGCAGGTGATCGTGTTAACAGCAGCGCCGGGTTATGAATTTGTTTCGGAAGCAGCACCGACACATCTTGGCGGGGGAAGTCACGGTTCCCTGCATAAGCGGGACTCGTTGGTTCCGCTTATGATCGCAGGTGGCTCACGGCCATTCACGCTCCCCGCCCGGCTGGTTGATGTCAAGGGTTACATTCTTGAGGAGTTGGGGGTAACAACTCCAAATCAGTGA
- a CDS encoding S41 family peptidase: MKRILSWLLAAGIALGGIPVHAAADPFVETVEVYHQVLDNHLSRPNEKQLVQGALEHVQKLAKEAKNVSLSLSQDDDTLSELIQRLTEWKEKSKLDEATINRGAIEGMLATLDDPHTMFFTKKELNSFQAGVENQLVGFGFRLRFQNGLMLVREIIPQTPAAASGLKKGDQLIGVDGTSLKEKTAEDAFNFLRGEEGTEAVLTVYRPSEKRELQIKLKRAAITVPEVEGNLFQDDKIGYISLETFGSEAAYQFRDKLDQLTRESPSLKGLIVDLRDNSGGYLTSARDVASLFFQDGLLMYTTNRNGVEVQTWVRNGRNIHYPVRILVNEGTASASELLAGALRDHGIAKLVGTKTYGKGSAQQIIPLSDGDALKITLNEYFTPNHTKVNHIGLEPDVVEQDYAAQVIRALHSLGVTSFQLEAEDGDTVINGIAFAAVDPIFKKDEKGNWLIRGQVLSSLLGKEKQGEADYVEIDTYLKTHPTLQMKLEYGAPVITYHVTTTTTQ; this comes from the coding sequence ATGAAACGAATCTTATCATGGCTACTGGCTGCCGGTATCGCGTTGGGCGGAATCCCCGTTCATGCGGCTGCCGACCCGTTTGTGGAAACCGTAGAAGTATACCATCAGGTGCTGGACAATCATCTCAGTAGACCAAACGAAAAGCAACTCGTCCAAGGCGCGCTTGAGCATGTGCAAAAGCTGGCCAAGGAAGCCAAGAACGTCTCCTTGTCCCTGTCACAGGATGATGACACACTCTCGGAGCTGATCCAACGTCTGACAGAGTGGAAAGAAAAGAGCAAGCTTGACGAAGCGACGATAAACCGAGGGGCCATCGAGGGTATGCTGGCCACGCTGGACGATCCGCATACCATGTTCTTTACGAAAAAAGAACTGAATTCCTTTCAGGCTGGTGTAGAGAATCAATTAGTCGGCTTTGGCTTTCGTTTGCGATTTCAAAACGGCTTGATGCTGGTACGGGAGATTATCCCCCAGACACCAGCGGCTGCTTCGGGGTTGAAAAAAGGAGACCAGCTAATCGGGGTTGATGGCACTTCGCTCAAAGAAAAGACCGCTGAAGATGCATTCAATTTCCTCAGAGGGGAAGAGGGGACAGAAGCGGTTTTAACCGTGTATCGCCCATCTGAAAAGCGGGAGCTGCAAATCAAGCTGAAAAGGGCGGCGATTACTGTTCCGGAGGTCGAAGGAAACCTCTTTCAAGACGACAAGATCGGGTACATCAGCTTGGAGACGTTTGGATCGGAGGCGGCCTATCAATTTCGGGACAAATTGGATCAGCTCACCAGAGAATCGCCTTCTCTGAAGGGATTGATCGTCGACCTGCGCGATAACAGCGGTGGTTATCTCACCTCAGCGAGGGATGTTGCCAGTTTGTTCTTTCAAGATGGTCTGCTGATGTACACCACCAACCGAAACGGAGTGGAAGTGCAAACCTGGGTACGAAATGGCCGAAATATCCATTACCCAGTCCGTATCCTGGTCAATGAAGGGACGGCATCTGCTTCGGAATTGTTGGCCGGGGCTTTGCGCGATCACGGGATTGCCAAACTGGTCGGCACCAAGACCTATGGAAAAGGGAGCGCTCAACAAATCATTCCCCTTTCTGATGGAGATGCCTTGAAAATCACGTTGAACGAATATTTTACGCCCAATCATACCAAGGTCAATCACATTGGGCTGGAACCTGATGTGGTGGAACAAGACTACGCTGCACAGGTGATTCGTGCGCTTCATTCCCTGGGCGTCACGTCCTTTCAATTAGAAGCAGAGGATGGAGATACTGTGATCAACGGGATTGCCTTCGCTGCCGTCGATCCGATTTTCAAAAAAGATGAAAAGGGGAATTGGCTGATCCGTGGGCAGGTCCTGTCCAGTCTGCTCGGCAAGGAGAAGCAAGGTGAGGCGGACTATGTGGAGATCGATACGTACCTGAAGACGCATCCCACCTTGCAAATGAAGCTGGAGTACGGAGCTCCGGTCATTACCTATCACGTCACTACTACTACAACCCAATAA
- a CDS encoding S-layer homology domain-containing protein encodes MQKKIQAFTCALLVCSLLTPSFAKAESYYLPYDDISKHWARNSILNGAYYGLFATGQSVPHFYPNREMTRAEFMALMDRVFELGQIHLYPLTFLSEREAYGRGEGFDEPYLPYKDVDRLTWMYGSTLRMSVLLQRLYGPGAIQKIFPGEEFQPNKPITREEAAKLLAIYTMGADESKAWEMVSGWGWLDGRPNNKLKRGEAAVAFDRLIDFMQSDTILPLLDYDGQKFPMVPEIEDMFPLFSPYLEQSQGDDKLYVDAVEAIRYHEDSDETFRTLHKLAEGGFDNTVGVHYYLSWNPSASLEENLSEAFLAMDAYFADRIVIPETQQLLTANVYDIALQIGMETPAIFEQVLTKLKAYEEKVRPGTKEWEALVVYQAALEVKLGNVEGALEHYRAIAAHVPAALTNLVYYLVQTNRVEEAKSFLASLQPKRTETEIIKLSRLLEQDLARFDNQESIVHSLQFAMGRMENLKDYRVEGEAVLSGFLMKYTQDIDRIGQWSHTTGIYQSPQKLVLDKWENYTDLKNMVQYERNFDEEKWEPSKIGELEFMHEYVQNMSIKDRASILGARYYKQSFGEYNIITEWIPGENILEESKKVTLRHGKVKRVPIYMNKYIVDKDSDLVVQSMWRYEEVYDTQEYVAYAGTESYLTNKDFRVYVPREALKEAAR; translated from the coding sequence GTGCAAAAAAAGATACAAGCTTTTACCTGCGCGCTTCTTGTCTGTAGCTTGCTTACTCCTTCCTTTGCAAAAGCAGAGAGCTATTACCTCCCGTATGATGATATCAGCAAGCACTGGGCAAGAAATTCGATTTTGAACGGGGCCTATTACGGCCTCTTTGCCACCGGCCAGTCCGTGCCCCATTTTTATCCGAATCGGGAGATGACCCGTGCTGAATTTATGGCCTTGATGGATCGCGTATTTGAGCTGGGACAAATTCATTTGTACCCGCTCACTTTTCTCTCCGAGCGCGAGGCGTATGGAAGGGGAGAAGGCTTCGACGAACCATATCTTCCTTATAAAGACGTAGATCGGCTTACCTGGATGTACGGATCGACCCTGCGTATGTCGGTCCTGCTGCAGCGTCTGTACGGTCCCGGCGCGATCCAAAAAATCTTTCCCGGAGAGGAATTCCAGCCGAACAAGCCCATCACCCGCGAAGAGGCAGCCAAATTGCTGGCGATCTACACGATGGGTGCGGATGAGTCAAAAGCGTGGGAAATGGTCTCGGGATGGGGATGGCTGGATGGTCGGCCAAATAACAAGCTGAAGCGCGGAGAGGCTGCGGTTGCCTTCGACCGGTTGATTGATTTCATGCAAAGCGATACCATTTTGCCGCTGCTTGATTACGACGGTCAAAAGTTTCCGATGGTTCCGGAGATTGAGGACATGTTTCCACTGTTCAGTCCCTATTTAGAGCAATCTCAAGGGGATGACAAGTTGTACGTGGATGCGGTCGAAGCCATCCGGTACCATGAAGACAGCGATGAGACCTTCCGTACTTTGCACAAGTTGGCAGAGGGAGGCTTTGACAATACGGTGGGTGTCCATTATTACCTGAGCTGGAACCCTTCTGCTTCGTTGGAAGAAAATCTGTCGGAGGCTTTTCTTGCGATGGATGCTTATTTTGCGGATAGAATCGTTATACCGGAAACGCAGCAGCTTCTGACCGCCAATGTATACGATATTGCCTTGCAGATAGGGATGGAAACGCCAGCGATTTTCGAGCAGGTGCTGACAAAGCTGAAAGCATACGAAGAAAAAGTAAGGCCCGGAACGAAAGAGTGGGAAGCCCTCGTTGTTTACCAGGCAGCTTTGGAAGTCAAGTTGGGTAATGTGGAAGGTGCGCTTGAACATTATCGGGCGATCGCAGCGCATGTACCGGCCGCTTTGACAAACCTCGTCTACTACCTCGTCCAAACCAATCGGGTAGAAGAAGCGAAGTCATTCCTCGCCTCTCTCCAGCCCAAGCGGACAGAGACCGAAATCATTAAGCTCTCCCGTCTGTTGGAGCAAGATTTGGCCCGTTTTGACAATCAGGAATCCATCGTTCATAGTCTGCAATTTGCGATGGGCCGTATGGAGAACCTGAAGGACTATCGCGTGGAGGGAGAAGCTGTTCTCAGCGGATTCCTCATGAAGTACACACAAGACATCGACCGTATCGGCCAGTGGTCGCATACGACGGGGATTTATCAATCTCCGCAAAAGCTGGTGCTAGACAAGTGGGAAAACTATACCGATTTGAAAAATATGGTTCAATACGAGCGGAATTTTGACGAAGAGAAATGGGAGCCGTCAAAAATCGGTGAGCTCGAATTCATGCATGAATACGTACAAAACATGAGCATCAAGGACCGGGCGAGTATCCTCGGAGCCCGATACTATAAGCAATCATTCGGAGAATACAACATCATCACCGAATGGATTCCGGGTGAAAACATTCTTGAGGAAAGCAAAAAGGTGACCCTGCGTCACGGGAAAGTAAAGCGCGTTCCCATCTATATGAATAAATATATCGTCGACAAGGATTCCGATCTGGTTGTGCAGAGCATGTGGCGTTATGAGGAAGTCTACGATACGCAGGAATACGTAGCCTATGCAGGTACAGAGAGTTATCTAACAAACAAGGATTTTCGCGTGTATGTTCCACGGGAAGCGCTGAAGGAGGCGGCAAGATGA
- a CDS encoding Nif3-like dinuclear metal center hexameric protein, giving the protein MFAHGQTVIQYVEKLAPKVMALEGDKIGLHVGTLQKPVKKVMVALDVLESVVDEAIAGGVDLIVAHHAVIYRPLKHLRTDLPAGKVFEKLLKHDIAVYTAHTNLDVAAGGMNDWLAEAIGLENVEVLDVSYRETQKKLVVYVPHSHRDQVFRAISEAGAGFVGNYSHCTFQTDGTGTFLPREGTNPHIGETGKLEKVEEVRIETVITSARQNAVVKAMLAAHPYEEVAFDLIPLENAGASLGIGRIGKLPAELTLRELALQIKEHFSLQGLRVVGDLDAPVRKVAVVGGDGSSYVSKAVFRGADVLVTGDIGYHTAHDAQADGLFIIDAGHNIEKIMKEKLAAYLRASLHDAGYASEVVASNVHTDPYQFL; this is encoded by the coding sequence ATGTTTGCGCACGGACAAACCGTGATTCAATATGTGGAAAAGCTGGCGCCCAAAGTGATGGCACTTGAGGGTGACAAGATCGGTCTGCATGTGGGTACCTTGCAGAAGCCGGTGAAAAAAGTAATGGTCGCGCTGGATGTACTGGAGAGCGTAGTGGATGAAGCGATCGCAGGCGGTGTGGATTTGATCGTTGCGCACCACGCTGTCATTTACCGCCCCCTGAAGCATTTGCGAACGGATCTGCCTGCAGGCAAAGTCTTTGAAAAACTGCTCAAGCACGACATCGCGGTCTATACGGCACATACCAATCTGGACGTAGCGGCTGGCGGCATGAACGACTGGCTGGCAGAGGCGATCGGGCTGGAAAACGTGGAAGTGCTGGATGTGAGTTACCGAGAGACGCAGAAAAAGCTGGTGGTGTATGTACCTCATTCCCACCGCGATCAGGTTTTCCGGGCGATCAGTGAGGCAGGAGCCGGCTTTGTCGGCAACTACAGCCACTGCACGTTCCAGACAGATGGGACGGGCACGTTTCTTCCCCGGGAGGGAACGAATCCGCATATCGGGGAGACCGGAAAGCTGGAGAAGGTGGAAGAGGTTCGCATCGAGACGGTGATTACATCTGCACGTCAGAACGCCGTGGTCAAAGCCATGCTCGCTGCCCATCCGTACGAAGAGGTTGCCTTTGATCTGATCCCTCTGGAAAACGCCGGAGCTTCTCTGGGCATTGGCCGGATCGGAAAACTTCCGGCAGAACTGACTCTTCGCGAGCTTGCTCTGCAGATCAAGGAGCATTTTTCACTCCAAGGTCTGCGAGTGGTGGGCGATCTGGACGCCCCGGTTCGCAAGGTAGCTGTTGTGGGTGGAGACGGCAGCTCGTACGTCTCCAAGGCAGTGTTTCGCGGGGCTGACGTACTGGTAACGGGGGACATCGGCTACCATACCGCTCATGATGCTCAGGCTGATGGTCTGTTTATCATCGATGCGGGCCACAACATTGAGAAGATCATGAAAGAGAAGCTGGCAGCCTATCTGCGCGCGTCTCTGCACGATGCAGGGTACGCATCTGAAGTGGTCGCTTCCAACGTACATACGGATCCTTATCAATTCTTGTAA
- a CDS encoding tRNA (adenine(22)-N(1))-methyltransferase: protein MTSWMISRRLQTIASFCPEGARVADIGSDHALLASYLIENKMASHVVAGELNEGPFQAAKKQIQSIGAEDRVSVRKGDGLAVLAPGEVDVICIAGMGGQLIVSILADGAEKLEGVNRLILQPNVGEELVRRWMQENGWQLTHETILEEDGIIYEILVADRGVPDTPYLGKERTEEELLRLGPFLWEEKSPVLTSKWMRERDKWRKVLEQLSRSEKEEAQERARQVEKELEWMDEVIACLRTDKP from the coding sequence ATGACATCGTGGATGATATCTCGGCGATTGCAAACAATTGCCAGTTTTTGCCCAGAGGGAGCCCGCGTTGCCGACATCGGTTCGGATCACGCGTTATTGGCTTCTTATTTGATTGAAAACAAAATGGCTTCCCATGTCGTAGCGGGGGAGTTGAACGAAGGGCCTTTCCAGGCTGCGAAGAAACAAATCCAATCGATTGGTGCCGAAGACCGTGTCAGTGTTCGGAAAGGTGACGGCCTGGCGGTACTTGCGCCTGGTGAAGTCGATGTGATCTGCATTGCAGGCATGGGCGGACAGTTGATTGTATCGATTTTGGCGGATGGCGCCGAAAAGTTGGAGGGCGTCAACCGATTGATTTTGCAGCCCAATGTGGGCGAAGAGCTGGTGCGGCGCTGGATGCAGGAAAACGGCTGGCAGTTGACGCACGAGACAATCCTGGAGGAAGACGGGATCATCTATGAGATTCTCGTGGCTGACCGTGGTGTGCCCGATACTCCGTATCTGGGTAAAGAGCGCACTGAAGAGGAATTGCTGCGTCTAGGACCATTTCTTTGGGAGGAAAAATCGCCTGTACTGACCAGCAAATGGATGCGGGAGAGGGACAAGTGGCGAAAGGTTCTGGAACAGTTGAGCCGTTCGGAAAAGGAGGAGGCACAGGAGCGTGCCCGCCAGGTAGAAAAGGAACTCGAATGGATGGATGAGGTGATCGCATGTTTGCGCACGGACAAACCGTGA
- a CDS encoding acyl-CoA dehydrogenase, which yields MNYDLNTEQLMLKNMVRSFADEVVAPGADERDRTKAFPTEIFRQMADLNMMGLPFPEEYGGAGADTISFAIVVEELSRVCASTGITYSAHISLGGAPIAMFGTEEQKQTYLSKICSGESLGAFGLTEPNAGSDAGGTKTSAVRDGEEWVINGAKCFITNATYAKFLALTAVTDKTQGTRGITAFIVPTDTPGFTVLDNYEKLGLHSSNTTELVLENVRVPGDYILGKEGEGFKQFLITLDGGRIGIGAMAVGIAQAAYDKALQYANQRTAFGQSISRFQAIQHKLADMAMQIELARNMVYKAAWLKDNKRKFTKEAAMAKLYASEVAMSATHQAIQIHGGYGYMKEYQVERFFRDARLLEIGEGTSEILRNVIAREIGC from the coding sequence ATGAATTATGATCTGAATACGGAACAGCTAATGCTCAAAAACATGGTGCGTTCCTTTGCGGATGAAGTAGTAGCACCGGGGGCGGACGAACGGGATCGGACGAAAGCCTTTCCCACGGAAATTTTTCGACAAATGGCCGATCTGAATATGATGGGGCTACCGTTTCCGGAGGAATACGGGGGAGCGGGTGCAGACACCATCAGCTTTGCGATTGTCGTTGAAGAGCTGAGCAGGGTCTGTGCGTCGACGGGGATTACCTACTCGGCTCATATTTCTCTTGGGGGAGCGCCTATCGCCATGTTTGGCACAGAGGAGCAAAAGCAGACCTATTTGAGCAAAATTTGCAGCGGGGAAAGTCTGGGGGCATTTGGCTTGACCGAGCCCAATGCTGGTTCTGATGCAGGCGGGACAAAAACATCTGCTGTGCGCGATGGGGAAGAGTGGGTGATCAATGGCGCCAAATGCTTTATCACAAATGCTACGTACGCAAAATTTCTGGCATTGACTGCCGTTACTGACAAAACACAAGGGACGCGCGGTATTACCGCATTTATCGTGCCTACTGACACCCCGGGTTTTACCGTGCTCGATAACTATGAAAAGTTGGGGCTCCACAGCTCCAATACAACAGAGCTGGTGCTGGAAAACGTTCGGGTCCCCGGCGATTACATTCTGGGAAAAGAAGGAGAGGGCTTCAAGCAATTTTTGATTACCCTGGATGGCGGGCGCATCGGTATTGGCGCCATGGCAGTCGGGATTGCCCAAGCGGCTTACGATAAAGCGCTTCAATACGCGAACCAGCGGACCGCATTCGGGCAGTCCATCTCCCGGTTTCAGGCGATTCAGCACAAACTGGCCGACATGGCCATGCAGATCGAACTGGCGCGCAACATGGTATACAAGGCTGCATGGCTGAAGGACAACAAGCGGAAATTTACCAAGGAAGCAGCTATGGCTAAACTCTATGCTTCTGAGGTAGCCATGTCCGCCACGCATCAGGCCATCCAAATCCATGGCGGCTATGGGTACATGAAAGAATATCAGGTGGAACGCTTTTTCCGTGATGCCCGCCTGCTGGAGATTGGCGAAGGAACCTCGGAAATCTTGCGCAATGTCATCGCCCGTGAGATCGGCTGTTAA